One genomic region from Harpia harpyja isolate bHarHar1 chromosome 1, bHarHar1 primary haplotype, whole genome shotgun sequence encodes:
- the LOC128140384 gene encoding E3 ubiquitin-protein ligase RNF182-like, producing the protein MAQQDGERGPQPMALAAPELECKICYSRYDARARRPKLLRCGHRLCAKCLRKMVALGDASPRQLRCPFCRRHSPVPGGDVQQLQDDGEALALLTGRERAKKRGPPRSPEVLLCPSVLEPAPGPDCLVVTILEVPEDVAPPEGLGGLEVVRLYRPTSLGALACHSPEQKCRSWGWRAVPRFILGVLCLLYFSSLPFGIYLLLIEHHSLGIVLVSLVPSTLLLCIIYSLCQCLCREVFGFPHS; encoded by the coding sequence ATGGCCCAGCAGGACGGCGAGCGGGGGCCTCAGCCAATGGCACTCGCGGCCCCCGAGCTGGAGTGCAAGATCTGCTACAGCCGCTACGACGCCCGCGCCCGCAGACCCAAGCTGCTCCGCTGTGGCCACCGCCTCTGTGCCAAGTGCCTGCGCAAGATGGTGGCGCTGGGGGATGCGTCCCCCCGCCAGCTCCGCTGCCCCTTCTGCCGCCGGCACAGCCCGGTGCCCGGTGGGGAtgtgcagcagctgcaggacGACGGCGAGGCGCTGGCACTGCTGACGGGCCGTGAGCGGGCCAAGAAGCGGGGTCCCCCCCGGTCCCCCGAAGTCCTCCTCTGCCCCAGCGTGCTGGAGCCCGCGCCCGGCCCCGACTGCCTGGTCGTCACCATCCTGGAGGTGCCGGAGGACGTGGCCCCGCCGGAGGGCCTGGGTGGGCTGGAGGTGGTGCGGCTGTACCGTCCCACCAGCCTGGGCGCGCTGGCCTGCCACAGCCCCGAGCAGAAGTGCCGCTCCTGGGGGTGGCGAGCTGTCCCCCGCTTCATCCTGGGCGTCCTCTGCCTCCTCTACTTCAGCTCCCTGCCCTTTGGCATCTACCTCCTGCTCATTGAGCACCACAGCCTGGGCATCGTCCTGGTCAGCCTCGTGCCCTCCACCCTCCTCCTCTGCATCATCTACAGCCTCTGCCAGTGTCTGTGCCGGGAGGTCTTCGGGTTCCCCCACTCCTGA